A section of the Phaseolus vulgaris cultivar G19833 chromosome 8, P. vulgaris v2.0, whole genome shotgun sequence genome encodes:
- the LOC137824699 gene encoding uncharacterized protein, translating to MMSSRTNEELRRGWRDIDEPELVTPQGEFSTPFSQTILETVIPNTFTGPKVTFTGMEDPEAHLTAFHTQMMLVGGSDVLSQLFREQYLANRAPPPVSYDLSDVKQYQGETLKEYINRFGAQVVKFGTTEEPMIVYAFRKGVCPGPFCESIIRNRPKTFAEIRRRAVEHIASDGEVDELVKNGFLKDYIAGSAKTTALTVPEENQAHEILIHGEVHTISGGFSGGGPTASQRKRYVRSVSLGAEEFLDDPWESDLVFTRADLQDVVPHDNDPVVISVVTAGRKVHRVLVNQGSSADVMFWSTYNKLQLSPDLLRPYTGCLYGFADNPVEVRGYLELRTTFTDEAASRTESIRYIVVNPNSAYNILLGRPALNRLRAVSSTHHMKIKLPDLSGKVIVIKSDQEEARKCYKNSLKTKRGVFRVWERPSSTKGDA from the exons ATGATGAGCTCCCGCACAAATGAGGAGCTGCGCCGCGGATGGCGCGACATAGACGAGCCTGAGCTTGTCACTCCACAGGGAGAATTCTCGACGCCGTTCTCACAGACGATTCTGGAGACGGTGATCCCCAACACAttcacggggcccaaggtgacgttcacagggatggaggaccctgaggcgcatcttactgcgttccacacacagatgatgctggttggcGGCTCCGATGTt CTTTCGCAGTTGTTCAGAGAGCAGTATCTAGCCAACAGGGCTCCACCACCTGTTTCGTACGACCTGTCTGACGTGAAGCAATATCAAGGTGAGACCTTGAAGGAGTACATAaaccgttttggggcgcaggtggtgaagTTTGGCACCACAGAGGAGCCAATGATCGTGTATGCGTTCAGAAAGGGTGTGTGCCCTGGACCTTTCTGCGAGTCaatcatccgcaaccgccccAAGACTTTTGCTGAAATAAGGCGTCGTGCGGTAGAACACATTGCCTCTGATGGTGAG GtggatgagctcgtgaagaACGGGTTCCTAAAAGATTACATTGCTGGGTCCGCTAAGACCACAGCCCTAACAGTGCCTGAGGAGAATCAAGCACATGAGATACTGATCCAtggagaagtgcacaccatTTCTGGTGGCTTTTCTGGAGGAGGGCCCACTGCCTCCCAACGTAAGAGATATGTGAGGTCAGTGAGTTTGGGCGCTGAGGAATTTTTGGATGACccatgggagtcagacctcgttttcacaagggctgacctacaggatgtcgtcccacacgacaatgaccccgtggtcatttcggtcgtcacagctggaaggaaAGTACATAGGGTTCTCGTCAACCAGGGCAGTTCTGCTgatgtcatgttttggtcgacctacaacaagctacagttatcCCCTGATTTATTGAGACCCTACACCGGATGCCTGTATGGATTTGCAGACAACCCAGTTGAGGTACGTGGCTATCTAGaactgaggacaacgtttactGATGAAGCGGCGTCACGTACCGAGAGCATTCGGTACATAGTTGTAAACCCcaattcagcctacaacatcttgttagGCAGACCAGCACTGAATAGGCTAAGGGCAGTGTCCTCCACCCACCACATGAAGATAAAGTTGCCAGATCTAAGTGGCAAGGTGATTGTGATCAAATCTGATCAAGAGGAGGCTCGAAAATGCTATAAGAATAGTTTGAAGACGAAGAGGGGGGTGTTTAGGGTATGGGAGCGCCCCTCTAGTACAAAGGGCGATGCCTAG